The sequence below is a genomic window from Flavobacterium keumense.
TGCGTTTCTACCACAAATCCAATGGAATTGAATAGTGAAGTGTAGCCTGTGGTGTAGCGCGGACTGTCGTAAAACTGCGCAAATCCTTGGTCGGGTGTTTCGTGAAACGTATTGACATAAGGAGTCGTTTCGATTTTTTTCTTCTTCAAATCCGAAACCAAGTTGGGCATCATTTCTTTTCGTAGATACGAACCCAAAACCGTTCCTAATTTACTCGGTTCTGTCATGATGTAGGTGAGTTTGTATTGATAATCAGAACCATTGCTCACATGGTTATCAATAAAAACGTCCGGATTAATTTGGTGAAAAATTTCGACAAAACTTTTGGTGTTTCGCGTATCCGATTTGATGAAATCCCGATTCAAATCATAGTTGCGGGCATTGCCTCTAAAACCGTATTCTTCAGGACCGTTTTGATTGGCTCTTGTAAAGCTGTTTCGGTTTAAAGCGCCACCAATATTGTACACCGGAATGCACACGATTACGGTATTTTTAGGCGCTTTTATTTTGCCTAAAGCCAAATCTCTAAAGAACCGCATCGATGCATCAATCCCATCAGGTTCTCCTGCGTGAATTCCGTTGTTGATGAATAACACGGCTTTGTTTTTTTGAATAGCTTCAAAGTCAAAAGTGGCATCCGAATTGAAAGTCACCATATGCAAGGGTTCGCCACTATCGGTTAAGCCCATAGTTTTTATATCGATGGTTTTAAAATCATTCGCCAATAATTGAAAATAGGCGATTGTCTCTTGGTAAGTTGCCGATTGATTGCCGTTTCCTTTTTCAAAATAGGTATCGTATTTGGTATGAGTTTGTGCCAAAATAGTCAAGGAACACAAAAGAAGTAACGTTGTTAAAAATCTCATTTTCGGTAGTTTTTATAAAAATCAAATGTAGCTTTTTTTAAATTATCACTGAAAAAGAATCAAATAAAGACTTGGGTTTTCTTATTCGCCAACCAAAGCACTATCTTTGCCCCATGAATACAAAACACCATTCCAACAATATACTCCTGAATTTAGGGATTGAGAGTCTTAATGAAATGCAAGAAGTAGCACAAGACGCTATTCTAAACGATAACAATGTTTTATTGCTTTCGCCAACAGGTTCCGGTAAAACACTCGCTTTTTTATTGCCAATTTTTGAGTTATTGCAAGCCGAAATTTTGTCGGTGCAATGTTTGATTTTAGTTCCTTCTCGTGAGTTGGGATTGCAAATTGAACAGGTTTGGAAAAAAATGGGAACCGATTACAAAGTGAATACCTGCTATGGAGGTCATTCGATAGATACTGAAATCAAAAACTTAAGCAATCCACCAGCCGTTCTAATTGGAACTCCAGGTCGAATCGCTGACCATATAGATCGTGGCACGTTTCGTTTGGATAAAATTCAAACTTTAGTTTTGGACGAATTCGATAAATCCTTACAACTAGGGTTTCACGAACAAATGTCGTTTATCATTGGAAAACTAACCAAACTGAACAAGCGTGTTTTGGTATCAGCAACTTCGGATATTGAAATTCCGAAATACACGCGTGTAGTAAATCCTACCGTTTTGGATTTTATTCCCGAAACACAAGAAGAGAACAACTTAAGTATGAAACTAGTCTTTTCCAAAGAGAAAGACAAAATCAATACTTTGTTTCAGTTGATCTGTTCGTTGAAATCGCAAGCGGCAATTATTTTTTGCAATCATCGCGATGCTGCGGAACGTATTAGCGATGCTTTGAACACTAAAGGAATTCATGCCACTTATTATCATGGCGGAATGGATCAGGACGAGCGTGAACGCGCTTTGATTCAGTTTAGAAATGGAAGTGTGAGTTATTTAATCACTACCGATTTAGCGGCGCGTGGACTGGATATTCCAGAAATGAAACACGTTATTCATTACCATTTGCCTTTGAAAGAAGACGAATTCACGCACCGGAATGGGCGTACGGCTCGTATGCAGGCTTCGGGAACAGCGTATATTATTGCGCACGAATCCGAAAAAAAAATGGACTATTTGGATTATAGCATGGAAGTCTTGTCTGTAGATTCGGCTACAACTTTACCTAAACCACCCGAATTCCAAACGATTTACATTAGTGGCGGAAAGAAAAATAAACTGAATAAGATTGACATTGTAGGTTTCTTTTCTCAAAAAGGAAAATTAGAAAAAGGCGATTTAGGATTGATTGAGGTTAAAGATTTTATCTCGTTTGCCGCAGTCAAATACAACAAAGTGAAAGACTTACTTCAGAACGTAAGAGACGAAAAAATGAAAGGAAAGAAGTTCAAAATTGAAGTCGCTCGAAAAGTCATTAAGAAAGAAGAATAATTCAATATACGATTTACGATATATGATTTACGATATTCGATTTACGATATTCGATTTACGAGGTTTAATTATAAATAAAAAAACGTCTTGAGCAATCAAGACGTTTTTTTGTTTTAGGTGTAACCAAAGTTATATTTTCTTCACGTATTGTGTGATGATTACAATTTGTTGACCATCTACTTTTCCTTCAATGTATTCGGCATTTTCATGATCCAAACGGATGTTACGCACGGCAGTTCCTTGTTTAGCCACCATACTAGATCCTTTTACTTTCAAGTCTTTGATTAATACTACAGAGTCGCCGTGTTCCAAAATAACCCCATTGCTATCGCGGTGGATGATTTTGTTTTCGTCGTCTTCTCCTTCTCCTTCGCCAGTGGCTTGCGCCCAAGCTAAAGTATCTTCGTCAAGGTACATCATGTCTAATAATTCTTGTGGCCAACCCGCTGCACGCATACGGCTTAACATTCGCCACGCTACCACTTGAACTGCGGTGTGTTCGCTCCACATGCTGTCGTTCAAACAACGCCAGTGGTTTAAATCAACATTATCTGGATTTTCAATTTGGTCAATACAAGTAGCGCAAGCAAAAACACTTTCGTCAATACCTCCTTTTTGAGTAGGTAAAACGGTATATACTTTTAAGTTTTCAGTAGCTGCACACAATTCACATTGTCCGCCGCTACGTTTGTTTAATTCTCTATCTAAACTCATAGTTTTATTTTTTTGGCGAAAGTAACGCTAATTAGTGCTTTTCACAAATTTTAGGAAATAATACTACTGCACTCGAACGGCTTCTGGGACTAATAGTTCGTATTCGCCGTGATTTCGAATCACATCGCGAACAATACTCGAACTGATGTAGGAAGTTTTGGCAGCCGTTAATAAAAAGACGGTTTCAATCTTAGACAAACGTCTGTTCGTGTGTGCAATGGCTTTTTCAAATTCGAAGTCGGCAGGGTTGCGTAAACCACGTAAAATGAAGTTGGCATTGATTTTTTGACACAAATCAATTGTTAAACCTTCGTAGGTGATTACCGAAATTTTAGGTTCGTTTTTGAAGGTTTCTTCGATGAATCGTTTTCTGTCTTCCAAGGAAAACATGTATTTTTTATCGGCGTTGATCCCAATCGCAATCACGATTTCGTCAAACAAAGGCAAGGCTCTGTTGATGATGTCTTGGTGACCTAAAGTAATGGGGTCAAACGAACCTGGAAATATGGCTTTTCTCATGGTTTAAGGTTTAGGCTAAAGCCAATTCAATCGCATTAGTGAACAAGTCTTCTAATGAAATACCTGCTTCTTTCGCTTGTTGTGGCAATAAACTTTCGGTTGTTAAACCGGGAATGGTATTCATTTCCAACATGTGCGGTTCGCCATCTACAATGATGAATTCCGAACGAGAGAATCCTTTCATTTTTAATGCTTTGTAGGCACGTTTGGCAATTTCACCCACTTTTTGCGTCATTTCATCTGAAATGCGAGCCGGTGTAATTTCTTGTGATTTTCCTAAATACTTAGCCTCGTAATCAAAGAAATCATTTTCAGAAACGATTTCGGTGATGGGTAAAACAGTGATTTCACCTTTGTAATTGATGACTCCCACAGAAACTTCGGTACCATCCAAGAAACTTTCAATGATGATTTCGTTATCTTCTTTGTAAGCTACTTCAATCGCAATAGGCAATTCGGCAGCAGTTTTTACTTTGGAGATTCCGAAACTAGAACCTGCTTTATTCGGTTTTACAAAACAAGGCAAACCTACTTTGGCTACAATAGCGTTCGTGTCGATTAAATCACCTTTGTTCAAATAATAGGAAGTCGCCGTTTTGATGCCGTAGGGTTTTAAAACCGAAAGCAAATCACGTTTATTGAAAGTCAAGGCTGCTTGGTAATAATCGCAAGCGGTTTGCGGAATACCAAGCAATTCGAAATAGGCTTGCATTAATCCGTCTTCGCCCGGAGTGCCGTGAATGGCGTTGAAAACACAATCAAAAGTGATTTTTTTTCCGTCCACAGTTACTGAAAAATCATTTCTGTCGATTGGGAATTCGGTATCATTGGCATCTACATAGACCCATTTCTCTTTGAAAATATGGATTCTAAATCCGTTGAATTTAGTTTTGTCTAAGAATTGGTACACGACGTTTCCGCTAATTAGTGAAATTTTGTATTCGCTAGAATAGCCGCCCATGATGATGGCAATGTTTTTCATTTCAAATGGTTTAAGTCTTTTTTATTTTCAATAGCTGTTGAAGGTTTTCCCTAGCCCCGATAGGAGCGGCATCCTTTTTTTTAGGCTTTTGGCCAAAAAAAGATAGAGCGGATAGCGGGAAAAAGCTCCTAACAAACTAGTAAACAAAATTATCATTTTTTTTGAAACGAAATAGGTTTATCTTTGTGCCTACTAAAAATAAATTTATGAGTTTACGTAAGTATCTAACGAGTCGTGTGTTTTTCGGTCAAGTTTTGGCTGCGCTTGCCATTATTGCAGTTTTGGGTTATTTGTTTATGCATTGGTTGACTTTTACAACCGATCATGGTCATGAAATTGCCGTGCCAAATTTGAGTAAACTAACTGAAGAGCAAGTAGAGGAAAAGTTGGACGAGTTGGATTTGGACTATGTACTCTTGGATAGTGTTGATTTTAGAGGCGATTATCCTGCTTTTACGGTGGTAGAGCAAGATCCATTACCAGGCACGAAAGTGAAAGTGGGCAGAAAAGTATATATTAAAATAAATGCATCGGGTTATTCTTCTGTAAAATTACCTGATTTGATTGATAAAACCTACCGTGAGGCAGTTCCTACTTTAAAAGCCATTGGTTTAGAAGAAGGAACGATAACTTATGAGCCTAGTTTAGGTAAAGATATGGTCTTAGCCATGCGTTACAAAGGACGTAATTTAAAACCGGGTGAGCGTGTGATGAAATCGTCTAAAATTGACTTGGTTTTAGGAGATGGAAAAATGAGTTATGAAGAGGAAGTACAAATTGACAGTACGGCAACACCTGAAGAAGATACCCCAGTAGATGAGCAATAATACCGAATCCTTCGACTTAGAAGACGAATTATTTGAGCATTATAAGTTTGAAGTTCCCAAAGGGCAAGCGTTTTTGCGTATTGACAAATACTTGATGGGGCTGATTCCCAATGCCACCCGAAATAAAATTCAAAATGCAGCGAGTAGCGGTAACATTTTTGTCAATGACGAAATTGTAAAATCCAACTACAAAGTTAAGCCGTTTGATGTGATTACGATAATGTTGTCGCATCCTCCTTTTGAAAATCATGTCTTGCCCGAGAATATTCCGTTAGACATTGTGTACGAAGATGATGCGGTATTGTTAATTAATAAACCGCCTGGTTTGGTGGTGCATCCAGGTCATGGCAATTATACTGGAACTTTAGTGAATGCGTTGGCGTTTCATTTTGACAATTTGCCAATGAATAGCAGTGAGCGTCCCGGCTTGGTGCATCGTATTGATAAAGATACTTCGGGCTTGTTAGTGATTGCCAAAACGGAAGCAGCGATGACGCATCTAGCCAAACAATTTGAAGCCAAAACGACCGAAAGAGAATACATGGCGTTAGTTTGGGGTAATGTTGCTAATGATGCCGGAACGATTGAAGGTAATTTAGCACGACACCTTAAAGACCGAATGCAAATGGCAGTTTTTGATGATCCCGAAATTGGTAAACCTGCGATTACGCATTACAAAGTTTTGGAGCGTTTTGGGTATGTGACCTTGATTTCGTGCCAACTCGAAACGGGGCGTACTCACCAGATTCGTGCGCACATGAAACACATTGGTCACCCGTTGTTTAATGACGAACGCTACGGTGGGCATTTGATTTTGAAAGGCACTACATTTACAAAATACAAGCAATTTATAGACAACTGTTTTAAGGCGTTGCCAAGACAAGCGTTACATGCTAAAACATTAGGCTTTATTCACCCGAATACAGGCGAAATGATGCGTTTTGACACCGAATTGCCAGACGACTTCAAGGATTGTTTGGAACGTTGGAGAAACTACTCCAAATCGCATACTGCGGAAGAAGAATAGAAAAAGCCCCGATAGGGGGTTTTTGTTTTTATATCTACTCGAAAGGATTGAATTCGTTGAATTGCATTTCGTTCACGGGGTTCAAAGTCGGGAGACTTTGCGCAGCGGGCGAATTGTGTCAATTGATTTTAAAAACAATTTCATTTTCCAACTTTTAAACGTTGTGTCTTTTTCTTCCTTATTCAAATCCAAAATAAGTTGCTCGAATCCTTTTTTATTTATTATCATTTTTTGTTTTCTTACTTTGGGTGAAAGACTCATTCCAGTCATAAAACCAATATTAAATTTTCCTTCTTCAGTTGTATATGCAGTATCAACATATTTTTCATCTAATAATAAATAAATTTTAGCATTTGATATAGGAATATTTTTTTCATTTAAGATTACACCTTCACCACCTACAGCAAGTTCACAGGAACTTAAAGAAAATAATATTAAAATCGCTAATAAAAAAAAAGTATATGTTTTCATGATTAATTATATATAGTTACGATTTACGCATTACTGCTAACGTTCCGGCGCTTGGCGAGGTTGCGAACTTCGGAACTGATTATTTTCTGTTAAAGATAAAGTTTTTTCGTGCACAAAAATTACAACTTAATATTCAATTCTAATTTTCCACCCAAACCGGATTCTACGATTTTTTGTAAGGTAGAGAAACGAACTTCTTTGACGTTATTTTCAATTTTGGAGATATAGGATTTGGTTGTACCGCATTTCTCGGCCAATTGTTCTTGGGTTAATCCTTTTTCGATTCGGGCTTCATGAATTAAAGCACCTAATTTGAATTCTTGGTATCCTTCTTCTAAAGCAGTACGTTTTTCGGTTCCTATGTTTCCGTAAAACTCGTCTTTAAATTCAGAAAGTGTTTGAAGTTTATTTGTTTTCATATTCGGCTTTAATTTGCGATTTTTGTTTAGCACAAAAATAAACAAAGTTGCCTTTTAGTATAACTTTTTTAGATATAAAAATACCAACGGATTTTAAACAGATGTTACTGATTTCCGCGGATCCAATCCGTTTAATCTGTGGAATCTGTGTTAAAAAAAAACTATTTTTTCTTTTCCAAATTACTCGCTACACGATAGCGCAGTATTTTTTGCAATAATTCTTCAGGAAGTGGTTTTTCTGGGGTGAATTGAATGGTTCCTGCTGAGGTTTTGAAACTAGTTAATTCATCTTTGAAAACATCAATAGTTTTCGAATCCCAAGGGAAAAAACTGCAATGGTTTTTAAAAGCCGCAAAGCCACCAATCATTCCGTGGAAATGGTAGGCTGGCATTTTGTAGCTTAAGTATTCTTGTGCATCGGGAACGGTGTTTTTTATGATTTGGCGCACACGCTCCAACGCTATTTGTTGCTCAACGGGTAGATTTGAGATATATTTGTTAACTCCTTCGGTATCGTTAGGTTTAGTTTTAGCCATTGTAATCTATTTTATTTCAAAAATAATAAAAGTTTTGAGTGGCACGAAAACAAAGTTTGATTTTCGGGTTTTCAATTTGTACTTTTGATTCCGTTACAATAACAATTTCAAAAAGCAATTTCAAAAAGCAATTTCAAAAAGCAATTTCAAAAAGCAATTTCAAAAAGCAATTTGAAAACTTACACTAACAGATTTTTATTTTACATTATTTATCTATAGCAAAAAGTATTTCAATTATATGAAAATAGTGATTTCCCCAGCTAAGTCGTTGAACTTCCAAAAAGAATTGCCTACAACGCAATTCACACAGCCTAGTTTATTAAAAGAGTCCAAAAAAGTGCATGCGGTTTTGAAACAAAAAATACCTGCTGAGTTATCACAATTGATGGCGATCTCAGATAAATTGGCTGATTTGAATTGGCAACGCAATAAGGCGTGGAAAACTCCTTTCAATAGTTCGAATGCCCGTCCTGCGGTTTATGCTTTTGATGGAGATGTGTATACTGGTTTAGACGCGTATTCGATTCCAATGGAAAAGTTGGATGTGTTGCAAGAGCGTTTACGCATTTTATCCGGTTTGTATGGGGTGCTGAAACCTTTGGATTTGATACAAGCTTACCGATTGGAAATGGGAACCAAATTGCCTATTGGCGAAAACAACAACTTATATGATTTTTGGAAAAGTACGGTAACGGCTAGTTTGAATAAAGAATTGAAAAAAGGAGAGTTGTTTGTGAACTTGGCAAGCAATGAATATTTTTCAGTAATTGATACTAAAGCGTTAAAAGTGCCAGTTATTACGCCCGACTTTAAAGACTATAAAGACGGCAAATTAAAGATGATTAGTTTCTTTGCCAAAAAGGCGAGAGGCATGATGGTGCGTTATATTATTGATACGAATGCTGAAACTATCGACGATTTAAAAGGGTTCAACTACGAAGGTTATCAATTTGATGCCAATTTATCGAAGGGGAATAATTTGGTTTTTACGAGATAATAATTCGTTCACCGCAGATTCGCAGATTACAATAATTGGGTTCTTTGAGTTTAGATTTGAAATAAAAAAAACACAGACTAAAACCGAGGTTTTAATCTGTGTGTAGAAGTATTTTAGTGCATTGCTTCGGCAGGATCAATTTTATTTTTCCCTTTTTTGATTAATAAAATAATCGGGATACAGCAAAGGAACAGGATGCCTAGATACATAAAAACATCCATATACGCCATAACGGTAGATTGCTTCATGACCGAATAATCGAGTATTTGATAGGCTTTATTCAAGGCTTCATTACTGCTATATCCTTTGGATATAAATCCTCTTTGAAGCATAGCAATACGTTGTTGTACATTAGTTTTTGTAGGATCCAAATGAGTCAATAAATTCACACGGTGTTCTTGACTGAATCTAGAGATGTAGGTTGTAATGATGGCAATACCAAAAGAACCTCCTAGTTGACGCATCATTCCGGTAAAAGCTGCCCCTTCGCCAATGCTTCTTCCTTTCAAAGTAGAAAGCGATAGGGTAGTGATGGGTACAAAAAGCAATCCTAATCCAATTCCTCTTAAAATTAATGGCCAGAATAAATGTTCTACTCCTGTATCAGGCGTCATTCGACTGTACATTAAGAAAGTAAAGAAAAAGAAAATCAAGAATCCGACTGCGACCATATAGCCTTGTGGAATTCCTTTTTGAATCATTTTACCAATGATAGGCATCATGAATGCCGTAGTTATGGAACCTGGAATTAATAATAAACCAGCATCTGTAGCTGTCCAACCCAAAATAGCTTGGGTGTAAATAGGAATAATTAGAGTCGAACCATACAGACCAAATCCAAGGATAAAACACATCACGATACCAATGTGGAGATTACCGTCTTTTAAAACACTCAAGTTGACAATGGGATGTTCATAAGTGAGTTCGCGCCAAATAAAAAACAACAAACCAAAAACCGATACGATGCTTAAAATCAAGATAGTAGTATCGTTAAACCAGTCATCTTGCTGACCGTGTTCTAAAACATATTGTAACGAACCAATAAAAGCACTTAACAAAAAAATTCCCCACCAATCGACTTGATGCGCTTTTAGTTTTTCACCGTATTTCGGACTTCGAACAAAAGAAAATGCTAAAACAGCTGCAATAATTCCGATAGGAATGTTGATGTAAAAAATGTAAGGCCAAGAAAAATTATCTACGATATAACCTCCTAATGGCGGACCTAATGTAGGACCTACAATAACTCCCATTCCGTAAATAGCTTGCGCCATTCCACGTTTTTCTGCAGGATAGCTTTCGGTAATAATGGTTTGAGCCGTTACTAATAACGCTCCTCCACCCAATCCTTGGATGAATCGAAAAATGATTAATTCCCAAATAGTACTGGCATTCCCACATAAAAAGGAAGCCGTTGTAAATAGGATGATCGACACTACAAAATAATTTCGTCTTCCAAATTGTTGCGAAAGCCAACTCGTCATCGGGATGACAATTACATTCGCAATAGCATAAGCGGTAATAACCCAAGCTACATCATTTAAGGTCGCTCCAAGACTTCCTCGCATATTAGTTAGCGCCACGTTGACAATAGTGGTGTCTACAATTTCGAGCAAGGCACAAAGTACCGCTGTAATGGTGATGATTACACGTCTATGGCCGTATTCTACTAAATCGTCTGCTTGTACCATTTTATTTTAAATGTACGTCAACATCCACATTCATTCCTGGACGTAATAATTTAATTTTTTCAGGATCGTTGGTAGCGTCTAAACTGATTTTTACAGGCAAACGTTGGATGGTTTTTACAAAGTTACCCGTAGCATTATCAGGAGGTAGCAATGAAAAGCGTGCTCCTGTTGCTGGAGAAAAAGAAGTAATAGTTCCTTGGAAATCATAATCAGGATAGGCATCTACTTTGATGGTTACTTTTTGTCCTTCTACCATTTTGTTCAATTGCGTTTCTTTGAAATTAGCAATTACCCAAGCCGAAGCATTATTGATAATTTGGAACAACGATTGCCCTGCCTGAACCAATTGCCCGGGCTGAATATCTACTTTAGATACTTGCCCGTCGATAGCTGCAGTAACAACAGTATAAGTTAAGTTCAATTTAGCCGCCTCTAATTGTGCTTGCGCTCTTTTAATATTGGCAGCAGCCACTTCAGTTTGTTTGTTAGACACTTTTGATTTGGCTTCAATAACTGATTTTTGAAAGCTACTTGCTTTTTGTTGTTGTTGCAAAATACGCACCTGAGTCTCGGCTTCTTGTTTGGCAGCCAAAGCTTGCTCGTATTGTTGTTTGGTAATCGAGTGATTTTTGTACAAATTGTTGTATCTGTTATAATCACTGGTTAAGCGTCCCAAACGAATTTTTGCTGCCTCAATGTTACCACCTGCTGATTGAACGTTAGCGTCAGAAACAGCTACGCTAGCTAAAGCACCACTGATGTCTGCTTTTGATACTTCAAAACTTCCTTCGGCAGCTACTAGTGCAGCATTAGCTTCTTCAATTTTAATTTTAAAATCTCTTTGGTCAATCGTAAATAAAGTGTCTCCTTTTTTTACAAAATCGTTGTCTTTTACATATACTTTGTCCACATATCCAGAAACTCTTGGAATAATTGGATTCATTCTTTTCTCAATTTGAGCATCATCTGTTAGCTCGTGAGATTGTGCGTGCAGGTATTTGTATGTTCCATAAGAACCACCTACAATGATTAATGCTAAAAATATAGTGATGAACTTTTTATTGGTATTTTTCTTTTCCATGTCAGGTGTTGGTTATAGTTTTGAAATAGTGAAAGTACGGGTTAATTGCCCCGTTGCGTTAAGTAAGGCGTAGTATTTTTGA
It includes:
- a CDS encoding HlyD family secretion protein, which codes for MEKKNTNKKFITIFLALIIVGGSYGTYKYLHAQSHELTDDAQIEKRMNPIIPRVSGYVDKVYVKDNDFVKKGDTLFTIDQRDFKIKIEEANAALVAAEGSFEVSKADISGALASVAVSDANVQSAGGNIEAAKIRLGRLTSDYNRYNNLYKNHSITKQQYEQALAAKQEAETQVRILQQQQKASSFQKSVIEAKSKVSNKQTEVAAANIKRAQAQLEAAKLNLTYTVVTAAIDGQVSKVDIQPGQLVQAGQSLFQIINNASAWVIANFKETQLNKMVEGQKVTIKVDAYPDYDFQGTITSFSPATGARFSLLPPDNATGNFVKTIQRLPVKISLDATNDPEKIKLLRPGMNVDVDVHLK